Proteins encoded by one window of Salvia splendens isolate huo1 chromosome 5, SspV2, whole genome shotgun sequence:
- the LOC121801994 gene encoding CDPK-related kinase 4-like isoform X1, translating into MGHCCSKGVSDSADKEDFTSTSANRRRETPASGSQTPSAATNGGAPPHSFTASPWQSPYPAGIAPSPSPARTPGRKFRWPLPPPSPAKPIMSAFMKRQPSPPPAKPIPEEGGGEGSERALDKSFGYSKNFAAKYELGKEVGRGHFGHTCWAKCKKGDLKNQQVAVKIIAKAKMTTAISIEDVRREVKILKALSGHKNLIKFYDAFEDAHYVYVVMELCEGGELLDRILARGGRYTEEDAKKIVVQMLSVVAFCHLQGVVHRDLKPENFLFATKDEDSPMKVIDFGLSDFIRPDQRLNDIVGSAYYVAPEVLHRSYSSEADIWSIGVITYILLCGSRPFWARTESGIFRSVLRADPNFHDAPWPSVSPEGKDFVKRLLNRDHRKRMTAAQALSHPWLRDLNITIPLDMMIYRLVKSYIRATPLKRAALKVGPLCMICVLDVFKKQLRDDIFHRLQALSKALTEDELLYLRTQFELLEPRDGYVSLNNFRTALMKNATDAMKESRASDILNMLEPLSYKKMDFEEFCAASISTYQLEALEKWEDIASAAFEYFEAEGNRVTSVEELAQEFSLGPTAYSLLGDWIRPSDRKLSFIGFTKFLHGVTIRTSNTRHRQ; encoded by the exons ATGGGGCATTGCTGCAGCAAAGGCGTCTCCGATTCCGCCGACAAGGAGGACTTCACCTCCACCTCCGCCAATCGCCGCCGAGAGACCCCCGCATCGGGATCGCAGACGCCGTCCGCCGCCACCAATGGGGGCGCGCCGCCTCACTCCTTCACGGCGAGCCCGTGGCAGAGCCCCTACCCCGCCGGAATCGCGCCCTCGCCGTCTCCGGCGAGGACTCCGGGGCGGAAGTTTCGGTGGCCGCTGCCTCCACCGTCGCCGGCGAAGCCGATTATGTCGGCGTTCATGAAGCGGCAGCCGAGTCCGCCGCCTGCGAAGCCGATACCGGAGGAGGGCGGCGGGGAAGGGAGCGAGCGGGCGCTGGATAAGAGCTTTGGGTATTCGAAGAATTTCGCGGCGAAGTATGAGCTGGGGAAGGAGGTTGGGCGAGGGCATTTTGGGCATACTTGCTGGGCGAAATGTAAAAAGGGGGATTTGAAAAATCAGCAAGTTGCTGTCAAGATTATTGCTAAAGCTAAG ATGACAACAGCAATATCGATTGAAGATGTTCGAAGGGAGGTGAAGATTTTGAAAGCTTTGTCTGGGCATAAGAACCTGATCAAATTTTATGATGCTTTTGAGGACGCCCATTATGTCTACGTAGTTATGGA ATTATGTGAAGGGGGTGAGCTGCTGGATAGGATTTTAGCACG AGGTGGAAGATATACAGAAGAGGATGCGAAGAAAATCGTGGTGCAGATGTTAAGTGTTGTTGCCTTCTGTCATCTACAAGGCGTTGTACATCGGGATCTGAAGCCCGAG AATTTTCTATTTGCCACAAAAGATGAAGATTCTCCGATGAAGGTCATTGATTTTGGTTTATCTGACTTCATTAGGCCAG ATCAACGTCTGAATGATATCGTTGGTAGCGCATACTACGTTGCACCAGAAGTACTTCACAGATCATACAGCAGTGAAGCAGATATATGGAGTATTGGTGTAATAACATACATTTTATTATGTGGGAGCAGACCTTTTTGGGCACGCACCGAGTCAGGAATCTTTCGTTCAGTTCTACGAGCTGATCCTAACTTCCACGACGCACCATGGCCATCAGTATCCCCAGAAGGCAAAGATTTTGTGAAAAGGCTGCTTAATAGAGATCATAGGAAAAGAATGACTGCTGCCCAAGCACTTT CTCATCCATGGCTAAGGGACCTTAACATCACGATACCTTTAGATATGATGATCTACAGATTAGTGAAGTCGTACATTCGAGCCACACCTTTGAAACGTGCAGCCTTGAAAGTAGGCCCTCTTTGCATGATCTGTGTACTTGATGTTTTTAAAAAACAGCTCAGAGATGACATTTTTCACCGTCTGCAGGCACTTTCGAAAGCTTTGACAGAGGACGAGCTCCTTTACCTTAGAACTCAATTCGAACTTCTGGAACCAAGAGATGGCTATGTCTCTCTTAATAATTTCAGAACC GCTCTCATGAAAAACGCAACGGATGCCATGAAGGAATCGAGAGCTTCAGACATCTTGAATATG CTGGAGCCCTTATCCTACAAAAAGATGGATTTCGAAGAGTTCTGCGCAGCCTCAATCAGCACCTACCAGCTGGAGGCGCTCGAGAAATGGGAGGATATCGCGAGTGCAGCATTCGAGTACTTCGAAGCAGAAGGAAACCGCGTCACTTCCGTTGAGGAACTGGCACAG GAGTTCAGTTTAGGTCCAACTGCTTACTCTCTTCTTGGTGATTGGATCAGACCATCAGATCGAAAACTGAGTTTTATCGGGTTTACAAAGTTCTTACATGGTGTCACCATCCGAACCTCAAACACCAGACATCGACAGTGA
- the LOC121801994 gene encoding CDPK-related kinase 4-like isoform X2: MGHCCSKGVSDSADKEDFTSTSANRRRETPASGSQTPSAATNGGAPPHSFTASPWQSPYPAGIAPSPSPARTPGRKFRWPLPPPSPAKPIMSAFMKRQPSPPPAKPIPEEGGGEGSERALDKSFGYSKNFAAKYELGKEVGRGHFGHTCWAKCKKGDLKNQQVAVKIIAKAKMTTAISIEDVRREVKILKALSGHKNLIKFYDAFEDAHYVYVVMELCEGGELLDRILARGGRYTEEDAKKIVVQMLSVVAFCHLQGVVHRDLKPENFLFATKDEDSPMKVIDFGLSDFIRPDQRLNDIVGSAYYVAPEVLHRSYSSEADIWSIGVITYILLCGSRPFWARTESGIFRSVLRADPNFHDAPWPSVSPEGKDFVKRLLNRDHRKRMTAAQALSHPWLRDLNITIPLDMMIYRLVKSYIRATPLKRAALKALSKALTEDELLYLRTQFELLEPRDGYVSLNNFRTALMKNATDAMKESRASDILNMLEPLSYKKMDFEEFCAASISTYQLEALEKWEDIASAAFEYFEAEGNRVTSVEELAQEFSLGPTAYSLLGDWIRPSDRKLSFIGFTKFLHGVTIRTSNTRHRQ; the protein is encoded by the exons ATGGGGCATTGCTGCAGCAAAGGCGTCTCCGATTCCGCCGACAAGGAGGACTTCACCTCCACCTCCGCCAATCGCCGCCGAGAGACCCCCGCATCGGGATCGCAGACGCCGTCCGCCGCCACCAATGGGGGCGCGCCGCCTCACTCCTTCACGGCGAGCCCGTGGCAGAGCCCCTACCCCGCCGGAATCGCGCCCTCGCCGTCTCCGGCGAGGACTCCGGGGCGGAAGTTTCGGTGGCCGCTGCCTCCACCGTCGCCGGCGAAGCCGATTATGTCGGCGTTCATGAAGCGGCAGCCGAGTCCGCCGCCTGCGAAGCCGATACCGGAGGAGGGCGGCGGGGAAGGGAGCGAGCGGGCGCTGGATAAGAGCTTTGGGTATTCGAAGAATTTCGCGGCGAAGTATGAGCTGGGGAAGGAGGTTGGGCGAGGGCATTTTGGGCATACTTGCTGGGCGAAATGTAAAAAGGGGGATTTGAAAAATCAGCAAGTTGCTGTCAAGATTATTGCTAAAGCTAAG ATGACAACAGCAATATCGATTGAAGATGTTCGAAGGGAGGTGAAGATTTTGAAAGCTTTGTCTGGGCATAAGAACCTGATCAAATTTTATGATGCTTTTGAGGACGCCCATTATGTCTACGTAGTTATGGA ATTATGTGAAGGGGGTGAGCTGCTGGATAGGATTTTAGCACG AGGTGGAAGATATACAGAAGAGGATGCGAAGAAAATCGTGGTGCAGATGTTAAGTGTTGTTGCCTTCTGTCATCTACAAGGCGTTGTACATCGGGATCTGAAGCCCGAG AATTTTCTATTTGCCACAAAAGATGAAGATTCTCCGATGAAGGTCATTGATTTTGGTTTATCTGACTTCATTAGGCCAG ATCAACGTCTGAATGATATCGTTGGTAGCGCATACTACGTTGCACCAGAAGTACTTCACAGATCATACAGCAGTGAAGCAGATATATGGAGTATTGGTGTAATAACATACATTTTATTATGTGGGAGCAGACCTTTTTGGGCACGCACCGAGTCAGGAATCTTTCGTTCAGTTCTACGAGCTGATCCTAACTTCCACGACGCACCATGGCCATCAGTATCCCCAGAAGGCAAAGATTTTGTGAAAAGGCTGCTTAATAGAGATCATAGGAAAAGAATGACTGCTGCCCAAGCACTTT CTCATCCATGGCTAAGGGACCTTAACATCACGATACCTTTAGATATGATGATCTACAGATTAGTGAAGTCGTACATTCGAGCCACACCTTTGAAACGTGCAGCCTTGAAA GCACTTTCGAAAGCTTTGACAGAGGACGAGCTCCTTTACCTTAGAACTCAATTCGAACTTCTGGAACCAAGAGATGGCTATGTCTCTCTTAATAATTTCAGAACC GCTCTCATGAAAAACGCAACGGATGCCATGAAGGAATCGAGAGCTTCAGACATCTTGAATATG CTGGAGCCCTTATCCTACAAAAAGATGGATTTCGAAGAGTTCTGCGCAGCCTCAATCAGCACCTACCAGCTGGAGGCGCTCGAGAAATGGGAGGATATCGCGAGTGCAGCATTCGAGTACTTCGAAGCAGAAGGAAACCGCGTCACTTCCGTTGAGGAACTGGCACAG GAGTTCAGTTTAGGTCCAACTGCTTACTCTCTTCTTGGTGATTGGATCAGACCATCAGATCGAAAACTGAGTTTTATCGGGTTTACAAAGTTCTTACATGGTGTCACCATCCGAACCTCAAACACCAGACATCGACAGTGA
- the LOC121802064 gene encoding auxin-responsive protein SAUR32-like — MGSGGDLKSGGGHHLNFHLQHGGGRRGIPRRRVAITVGQGAEQQRFVIPVMYVNHPLFTELLREAEEEYGFDQKGAINIPCHVEEFRQVRGLIDQDATSYRHHHHAHHHQFLCFRA; from the coding sequence ATGGGAAGCGGCGGAGATCTGAAGAGCGGTGGCGGCCATCACCTCAATTTTCATCTCCAGCACGGCGGGGGGCGGCGGGGCATTCCGAGGCGACGCGTGGCGATTACGGTGGGGCAGGGCGCGGAGCAGCAGCGGTTCGTGATCCCGGTGATGTACGTGAACCACCCGCTCTTCACGGAGCTGCTcagggaggcggaggaggagtaCGGCTTCGATCAGAAAGGCGCGATCAATATCCCCTGCCACGTGGAGGAGTTTCGCCAGGTTAGAGGCTTGATTGACCAGGATGCGACGTCGTatcgccaccaccaccacgcGCATCACCACCAGTTTTTGTGCTTCAGAGCTTGA